One genomic window of Punica granatum isolate Tunisia-2019 chromosome 1, ASM765513v2, whole genome shotgun sequence includes the following:
- the LOC116214687 gene encoding trifunctional UDP-glucose 4,6-dehydratase/UDP-4-keto-6-deoxy-D-glucose 3,5-epimerase/UDP-4-keto-L-rhamnose-reductase RHM1, with translation MANYTPKNILITGAAGFIASHVANRLVRSYPEYKIVVLDKLDYCSNLKNLIPSQSCPNFKFVKGDIGSADLVNYLLITESIDTIMHFAAQTHVDNSFGNSFEFTKNNIYGTHVLLEACKVTGQIRRFIHVSTDEVYGETEEDAVVGNHEASQLLPTNPYSATKAGAEMLVMAYGRSYGLPVITTRGNNVYGPNQFPEKLIPKFILLAMRGKPLPIHGDGSNVRSYLYCEDVAEAFECILHRGEVGHVYNIGTKKERRVIDVAKDICKLFNMDPETSIKFVENRPFNDQRYFLDDQKLKDLGWSERTIWEEGLKKTMEWYINNPDWWGDVSGALLPHPRMLMMPGGIERHFDGSEEGKSPSFESGPNQTRMVVPPSKGNSSPSKPSLKFLIYGRTGWIGGLLGQLCEKQGIPYEYGKGRLENRSQLVADIQSIKPTHVFNAAGVTGRPNVDWCESHKTETIRANVAGTLTLAGVCQEHGLLMMNFATGCIFEYDAQHPEGSGIGFKEEDKPNFTGSFYSKTKAMVEELLKEYDNVCTLRVRMPISSDLNNPRNFITKISRYNKVVNIPNSMTILEELLPISIEMAKRNLRGIWNFTNPGVVSHNEILEMYKAYIDPDFKWANFTLEEQAKVIVAPRSNNEMDATKLKSEFPELLPIKESLIKYVFEPNKMT, from the exons ATGGCTAATTATACTCCGAAGAATATTCTCATCACTGGGGCTGCTGGGTTCATCGCATCTCATGTCGCGAACCGCCTTGTTCGTAGCTATCCTGAATACAAGATTGTCGTGCTTGACAAGCTTGATTACTGCTCGAACTTGAAAAACCTGATTCCTTCTCAATCCTGCCCCAACTTCAAGTTTGTGAAGGGAGACATTGGCAGTGCTGATCTTGTCAACTACCTCCTGATTACTGAATCCATTGACACGATAATGCACTTTGCTGCACAAACGCATGTTGACAATTCATTTGGCAACAGCTTTGAGTTTACCAAGAACAACATCTATGGCACACACGTGCTTCTTGAAGCCTGCAAGGTGACTGGGCAGATTAGGCGATTCATCCATGTTAGTACGGATGAAGTCTACGGAGAAACAGAGGAAGATGCTGTAGTGGGAAACCATGAAGCTTCTCAACTCCTACCCACCAACCCATACTCTGCTACGAAGGCTGGAGCTGAAATGCTCGTCATGGCATATGGTAGGTCTTACGGGTTGCCAGTGATAACGACCCGTGGAAACAATGTTTACGGGCCAAATCAGTTTCCTGAGAAGTTGATCCCCAAGTTCATCCTCTTGGCCATGAGAGGGAAGCCTCTCCCGATCCATGGAGATGGATCCAACGTACGGAGTTACCTCTACTGTGAGGATGTCGCTGAGGCATTCGAATGCATTCTTCACAGGGGAGAGGTGGGACATGTCTACAACATCGGGACAAAGAAGGAAAGGCGAGTCATTGATGTAGCAAAAGACATATGCAAGCTCTTTAACATGGACCCAGAGACCAGCATCAAATTTGTGGAGAATAGGCCTTTCAATGACCAGAGGTACTTTCTGGATGACCAGAAGCTGAAAGACCTAGGTTGGTCTGAGCGGACTATATGGGAAGAAGGGTTGAAGAAGACCATGGAGTGGTACATCAACAATCCAGACTGGTGGGGCGATGTTTCAGGGGCATTGCTCCCTCATCCTAGGATGCTTATGATGCCAGGTGGGATTGAGAGACACTTTGATGGGTCTGAGGAAGGGAAATCCCCATCCTTTGAGTCAGGCCCCAATCAGACACGAATGGTGGTCCCACCTTCTAAAGGCAACAGTTCTCCCTCGAAGCCATCCTTAAAGTTTCTTATATATGGGAGGACTGGTTGGATTGGAGGTCTGCTTGGTCAACTGTGTGAGAAGCAGGGAATCCCATATGAGTATGGAAAGGGGCGTCTAGAGAACAGGTCACAGCTCGTCGCAGATATTCAGAGCATTAAGCCGACCCATGTCTTCAATGCTGCTGGTGTCACTGGAAGGCCCAATGTTGATTGGTGTGAGTCCCACAAGACTGAAACTATCCGCGCAAATGTTGCTGGAACCTTGACCTTGGCTGGTGTGTGTCAGGAGCACGGGCTTCTGATGATGAACTTCGCCACGGGTTGTATTTTTGAGTATGATGCTCAACACCCTGAGGGCTCTGGGATTGGCTTTAAAGAGGAAGATAAGCCCAACTTCACCGGCTCTTTCTACTCCAAGACTAAGGCCATG GTTGAAGAGCTATTGAAGGAGTACGACAATGTCTGCACTCTGCGAGTTCGAATGCCGATATCTTCGGACCTCAACAACCCACGCAACTTCATCACCAAGATCTCCCGCTACAACAAGGTGGTCAACATCCCAAACAGCATGACCATTCTGGAAGAGCTCCTCCCAATCTCAATCGAGATGGCAAAGAGGAACCTGAGAGGGATATGGAACTTCACGAACCCAGGGGTCGTTAGCCACAATGAAATCCTCGAGATGTACAAGGCCTACATTGACCCTGACTTCAAGTGGGCCAACTTCACCCTGGAGGAGCAGGCAAAGGTGATTGTCGCCCCTAGGAGCAACAACGAGATGGACGCGACCAAGCTGAAGAGCGAGTTTCCAGAGTTGCTGCCGATCAAGGAGTCGCTGATCAAGTACGTTTTCGAACCGAACAAGATGACTTAA